In a genomic window of Rhododendron vialii isolate Sample 1 chromosome 12a, ASM3025357v1:
- the LOC131311117 gene encoding rust resistance kinase Lr10-like isoform X2 has translation MSPPLSIVIFLLSAYHTGSIALAASVNNTSESFFKLCPPTRCSNSGPIIRYPFRLNTQPTFCGREGYQLSCSANNTVFPLGFSRDYYVREIYYPNNWISLTEIPKNSPNCPIQSLLSFNRSGSILEEPDWNLVIANCSQGVVETEGLFGPIDCLSDGGDGNGSLFYVMDGSYRMDKLPLQCIVFKNVRIAHVLDVKVPLERLLREGEIVENYRIDYECLVCERDGNYCGFNSTSNETMCSSPKARKRTSVGGGTTLLALSMFIIYRFRKSDNEKETKLKIEKFLQSYKTLIPTRYTFSEIKGITSRFKKRLGQGGFGSVYQGKLANGIPVAVKVLENSKGNEEEFINEVSTIRRIHHFNVVHLVGFCYEGTWRALVYEFMPNGSLDKFLFSKEGNRSQSRPILNWETLQQIAKGVAHGIEYLHQGCNQRILHFDIKPHNILLDQNFQPKISDFGLAKVCAKNQSVVSMTGARGTEGYIAPELFSKNFGEVSYKSDVYSFGMLLLEMVGYRKNDDHVSDESEEGQIYFPEQIYDRMSKGMELGLQMEMDGDEEIGKKLALVGLWCIQWSPTSRPSMTRVVQMLEGDLGNLEMPPRPFLSSRIDHS, from the exons ATGTCTCCTCCCCTCAGTATAGTTATCTTCCTTCTCTCAGCATATCATACAGGTTCCATAGCACTAGCAGCTTCAGTTAACAACACAAGTGAGAGTTTCTTTAAACTATGTCCTCCAACCAGATGCAGCAATTCAGGTCCAATCATCAGATACCCTTTTAGGCTAAATACCCAACCAACCTTTTGTGGTCGTGAAGGTTATCAATTATCATGCTCAGCCAATAACACAGTCTTCCCCCTTGGTTTCTCCCGCGACTACTACGTTAGAGAAATCTATTACCCCAACAACTGGATTTCCCTAACCGAAATCCCGAAAAACAGCCCGAATTGTCCAATCCAAAGTCTACTGTCTTTCAACCGTTCTGGATCAATCCTAGAGGAACCCGACTGGAATCTTGTTATCGCCAATTGTTCTCAAGGGGTTGTTGAAACGGAGGGATTATTCGGTCCGATCGATTGCTTAAGCGATGGCGGTGATGGTAATGGAAGTTTGTTTTACGTAATGGATGGTTCATATCGGATGGATAAGTTGCCTTTGCAATGCATTGTTTTCAAGAATGTGAGAATTGCCCATGTTCTTGATGTTAAGGTGCCTCTGGAGAGGCTGTTGAGGGAAGGAGAGATCGTCGAGAACTATAGGATAGACTATGAATGTTTGGTATGTGAAAGAGATGGAAACTATTGTGGGTTCAACAGCACAAGTAATGAAACGATGTGCTCTAGTCCTAAGGCTCGAAAAA GAACTAGTGTTGGAGGTGGCACCACTTTGCTTGCACTTTCCATGTTCATTATCTACAGATTTAGAAAATCGGACAACGAAAAAGAAACCAAACTCAAGATTGAGAAATTCCTACAAAGCTACAAGACCCTCATTCCAACCAGATATACTTTCTCTGAAATCAAGGGAATAACCAGCCGATTTAAGAAGAGACTAGGCCAAGGAGGTTTTGGAAGTGTCTACCAAGGGAAACTTGCAAATGGGATACCCGTTGCCGTAAAAGTGCTTGAGAATTCTAAAG GTAATGAGGAAGAGTTCATAAACGAAGTCTCCACTATACGTAGGATACACCATTTCAATGTGGTTCACCTTGTGGGATTTTGCTATGAAGGGACTTGGCGTGCTCTGGTTTACGAGTTCATGCCAAATGGGTCACTCGACAAGTTCCTCTTCTCAAAAGAAGGTAATCGGTCTCAAAGTCGTCCAATATTGAATTGGGAAACACTGCAACAAATCGCAAAAGGTGttgctcatgggatagaatatCTGCATCAGGGGTGCAACCAAAGGATCCTTCATTTTGACATAAAGCCTCACAACATTTTGCTTGACCAAAATTTTCAGCCCAAGATTTCGGATTTTGGACTTGCCAAGGTGTGTGCAAAGAACCAAAGTGTTGTATCAATGACAGGAGCAAGGGGAACTGAAGGGTACATTGCGCCCGAGCTGTTTTCGAAGAACTTTGGAGAGGTTTCTTACAAGTCTGATGTTTATAGCTTTGGAATGTTGTTGTTAGAGATGGTCGGATATAGGAAAAACGACGATCATGTTAGTGATGAGAGCGAGGAGGGCCAGATTTATTTCCCAGAACAGATATACGACAGAATGAGTAAAGGGATGGAACTAGGGTTGCAAATGGAGATGGATGGAGATGAAGAGATTGGGAAGAAGCTTGCATTGGTGGGACTGTGGTGCATTCAATGGAGTCCAACAAGTAGGCCTTCCATGACAAGGGTAGTTCAAATGTTGGAAGGTGATTTGGGAAATTTAGAGATGCCTCCTAGGCCTTTTCTTTCCTCAAGGATTGATCACAGTTGA
- the LOC131311117 gene encoding rust resistance kinase Lr10-like isoform X1 encodes MSPPLSIVIFLLSAYHTGSIALAASVNNTSESFFKLCPPTRCSNSGPIIRYPFRLNTQPTFCGREGYQLSCSANNTVFPLGFSRDYYVREIYYPNNWISLTEIPKNSPNCPIQSLLSFNRSGSILEEPDWNLVIANCSQGVVETEGLFGPIDCLSDGGDGNGSLFYVMDGSYRMDKLPLQCIVFKNVRIAHVLDVKVPLERLLREGEIVENYRIDYECLVCERDGNYCGFNSTSNETMCSSPKARKSSNVALIVGTSVGGGTTLLALSMFIIYRFRKSDNEKETKLKIEKFLQSYKTLIPTRYTFSEIKGITSRFKKRLGQGGFGSVYQGKLANGIPVAVKVLENSKGNEEEFINEVSTIRRIHHFNVVHLVGFCYEGTWRALVYEFMPNGSLDKFLFSKEGNRSQSRPILNWETLQQIAKGVAHGIEYLHQGCNQRILHFDIKPHNILLDQNFQPKISDFGLAKVCAKNQSVVSMTGARGTEGYIAPELFSKNFGEVSYKSDVYSFGMLLLEMVGYRKNDDHVSDESEEGQIYFPEQIYDRMSKGMELGLQMEMDGDEEIGKKLALVGLWCIQWSPTSRPSMTRVVQMLEGDLGNLEMPPRPFLSSRIDHS; translated from the exons ATGTCTCCTCCCCTCAGTATAGTTATCTTCCTTCTCTCAGCATATCATACAGGTTCCATAGCACTAGCAGCTTCAGTTAACAACACAAGTGAGAGTTTCTTTAAACTATGTCCTCCAACCAGATGCAGCAATTCAGGTCCAATCATCAGATACCCTTTTAGGCTAAATACCCAACCAACCTTTTGTGGTCGTGAAGGTTATCAATTATCATGCTCAGCCAATAACACAGTCTTCCCCCTTGGTTTCTCCCGCGACTACTACGTTAGAGAAATCTATTACCCCAACAACTGGATTTCCCTAACCGAAATCCCGAAAAACAGCCCGAATTGTCCAATCCAAAGTCTACTGTCTTTCAACCGTTCTGGATCAATCCTAGAGGAACCCGACTGGAATCTTGTTATCGCCAATTGTTCTCAAGGGGTTGTTGAAACGGAGGGATTATTCGGTCCGATCGATTGCTTAAGCGATGGCGGTGATGGTAATGGAAGTTTGTTTTACGTAATGGATGGTTCATATCGGATGGATAAGTTGCCTTTGCAATGCATTGTTTTCAAGAATGTGAGAATTGCCCATGTTCTTGATGTTAAGGTGCCTCTGGAGAGGCTGTTGAGGGAAGGAGAGATCGTCGAGAACTATAGGATAGACTATGAATGTTTGGTATGTGAAAGAGATGGAAACTATTGTGGGTTCAACAGCACAAGTAATGAAACGATGTGCTCTAGTCCTAAGGCTCGAAAAA gttCAAATGTTGCACTTATTGTAG GAACTAGTGTTGGAGGTGGCACCACTTTGCTTGCACTTTCCATGTTCATTATCTACAGATTTAGAAAATCGGACAACGAAAAAGAAACCAAACTCAAGATTGAGAAATTCCTACAAAGCTACAAGACCCTCATTCCAACCAGATATACTTTCTCTGAAATCAAGGGAATAACCAGCCGATTTAAGAAGAGACTAGGCCAAGGAGGTTTTGGAAGTGTCTACCAAGGGAAACTTGCAAATGGGATACCCGTTGCCGTAAAAGTGCTTGAGAATTCTAAAG GTAATGAGGAAGAGTTCATAAACGAAGTCTCCACTATACGTAGGATACACCATTTCAATGTGGTTCACCTTGTGGGATTTTGCTATGAAGGGACTTGGCGTGCTCTGGTTTACGAGTTCATGCCAAATGGGTCACTCGACAAGTTCCTCTTCTCAAAAGAAGGTAATCGGTCTCAAAGTCGTCCAATATTGAATTGGGAAACACTGCAACAAATCGCAAAAGGTGttgctcatgggatagaatatCTGCATCAGGGGTGCAACCAAAGGATCCTTCATTTTGACATAAAGCCTCACAACATTTTGCTTGACCAAAATTTTCAGCCCAAGATTTCGGATTTTGGACTTGCCAAGGTGTGTGCAAAGAACCAAAGTGTTGTATCAATGACAGGAGCAAGGGGAACTGAAGGGTACATTGCGCCCGAGCTGTTTTCGAAGAACTTTGGAGAGGTTTCTTACAAGTCTGATGTTTATAGCTTTGGAATGTTGTTGTTAGAGATGGTCGGATATAGGAAAAACGACGATCATGTTAGTGATGAGAGCGAGGAGGGCCAGATTTATTTCCCAGAACAGATATACGACAGAATGAGTAAAGGGATGGAACTAGGGTTGCAAATGGAGATGGATGGAGATGAAGAGATTGGGAAGAAGCTTGCATTGGTGGGACTGTGGTGCATTCAATGGAGTCCAACAAGTAGGCCTTCCATGACAAGGGTAGTTCAAATGTTGGAAGGTGATTTGGGAAATTTAGAGATGCCTCCTAGGCCTTTTCTTTCCTCAAGGATTGATCACAGTTGA
- the LOC131309447 gene encoding uncharacterized protein LOC131309447, translating into MKMLLGYQDLWDLVENGFEQPSSKEDEDKLTEGQKVLLKQMRNKDKKALFQIYQAIDESSYEKISSATMSKEAWDILQNANRGIDKTIRMRLQVLRHEFEPSQMKDDKTIVEYFTRTMVIVNQIRRYGGNLDNVCVVEKILRSLNGKFEYMVPAVEESKDTSTMTIDQLMATLEVHEQRMQRRIKWGPFKAEEEKAMTVVVEAMEIVEEALKAMEEVMRIEVEAEETLVEVEVVKNSYAPRGGRARGGGDYNRSYNRNGYDKRNVECYNCHNFGHYSYECRAKSSNEVGEQANYVEKEYQEVGPTLLLAYNGSNGDDQSDVWFFDTGASNRMCGKKNMFVELDEAVQGHVTFGDYSKVSVKGKGKILIKLKNGNHDFISDVYYVPDMKTNILSLGQLLEKGYDICMKNLYLTIKDACGNLIAHVKMSKNRMFSLNIQHDAMKCFNAIVKDKAWLWHLRFGHLNFGGLKLLSSKDMRKSEVFDKFKEFKTLVEKQSAHYIKMLRSDHGGEYTSDAFENFCKEHGIKHQLTPSYTPQLNGVAERKNRTILDMARSMLKEKRLPREFWAEAVACVVYLLNRCPTKSVRFKTLEEAWNSFKPSVSHLRVYGCIAYAKIPEARRTRLNDKGEKGIFLGYGNRIMGYKLYIPLTKKVFMSRDVIFEEEKMRDWKEKEATNEVELVLEEEEMEVPNEVKREPQSLPHGSPSSYRSDSSSPSSSSSEASSKAIQEKKWKKAMDEEINAIEKNGTWVLTSLLQGHKAIGVKWVYKTKRNASGEVQRYKARLVAKGYKQRAGIDYGEVFAPVARIKTIRLMISLAAQHKWKIYQLDVKSAFLNGFPEEEIYVEQPLGYVKVEQENKVYKLKKALYGLKQAPRAWNARIDKYFVDNGFEKCPCVHALYTKVDANGNFCFCAYMLMI; encoded by the exons ATGAAAATGTTGTTGGGTTATCAAGATTTGTGGGATCTTGTTGAAAATGGGTTTGAACAACCCTCTTCGAAGGAGGATGAAGATAAATTGACAGAAGGTCAAAAGGTTTTACTCAAGCAAATGAGAAATAAAGATAAGAAAGCCTTGTTTCAAATCTATCAAGCCATTGATGAGTCTAGCTATGAGAAAATCTCCTCCGCAACCATGTCCAAAGAAGCTTGGGATATCCTCCAAAATGCAAATAGAGGTATTGACAAAACCATAAGGATGAGACTTCAAGTTTTGAGGCATGAATTTGAACCTTCGCAAATGAAGGATGATAAGACCATTGTGGAGTATTTTACTAGAACCATGGTGATTGTGAATCAAATTAGAAGGTATGGTGGCAACCTTGATAATGtatgtgtggtggagaagatCTTACGATCTCTAAATGGTAAATTTGAGTATATGGTTCCCGCCGTTGAAGAGTCAAAGGATACTTCTACCATGACGATTGATCAATTGATGGCAACACTTGAAGTTCATGAGCAAAG GATGCAAAGGAGGATCAAGTGGGGACCTTTCAAAGCGGAAGAGGAAAAGGCTATGACGGTCGTGGTAGAGGCTATGGAAATCGTGGAAGAGGCTTTGAAAGCCATGGAAGAGGTTATGCGAATAGAGGTAGAGGCGGAAGAAACACTAGTGGAGGTGGAAGTGGTCAAAAACTCatatgctccaagaggaggaAGAGCTAGAGGAGGTGGCGACTACAACCGTTCTTATAATCGGAATGGTTATGACAAGAGGAATGTTGAATGCTATAATTGTCACAATTTTGGGCATTATAGCTATGAGTGTAGAGCAAAGTCAAGCAATGAAGTTGGTGAGCAAGCTAACTATGTGGAGAAAGAGTACCAAGAAGTTGGGCCTACTTTATTGCTAGCTTACAATGGGTCCAATGGAGATGATCAAAGCGATGTATGGTTTTTTGATACCGGGGCAAGCAATCGTATGTGTGGCAAAAAGAACATGTTTGTTGAACTCGATGAGGCGGTGCAAGGCCATGTCACATTTGGCGACTACTCCAAAGTTTCAGTGAAAGGCAAAGGTAAGATTCTAATCAAACTCAAGAATGGTAATCATGATTTTATTTCCGATGTTTATTATGTTCCGGATATGAAAACTAATATCTTGAGTTTGGGCCAACTTTTGGAGAAGGGATATGATATTTGCATGAAGAATCTTTATCTTACAATTAAAGATGCTTGTGGAAATTTGATTGCTCACGTGAAAATGTCAAAGAATAGAATGTTTTCTTTAAATATTCAACATGATGCTATGAAATGCTTTAATGCTATTGTCAAGGATAAGGCTTGGTTGTGGCACTTGAGGTTTGGGCATCTTAATTTTGGTGGCTTGAAGCTCTTATCAAGTAAAGATATG AGAAAGTCGGAGGTGTTTGATAAATTCAAAGAGTTCAAAACTCTTGTTGAGAAGCAAAGTGCCCACTACATCAAGATGTTGAGATCCGATCATGGTGGTGAATATACTTCCGATgcttttgagaatttttgtaaAGAGCATGGTATTAAGCACCAATTGACTCCATCCTACACACCTCAATTGAATGGAGTTGCCGAAAGGAAGAACAGAACAATCTTGGATATGGCTAGAAGCATGTTGAAAGAAAAGCGCTTGCCTAGAGaattttgggcggaagccgttgcATGTGTCGTTTATCTCTTGAACCGTTGTCCAACTAAAAGTGTTCGCTTCAAGACACTGGAAGAGGCATGGAACTCTTTCAAGCCAAGTGTTTCTCATCTTAGAGTTTATGGGTGCATTGCCTATGCAAAGATTCCGGAAGCTAGAAGAACAAGGCTTAATGACAAAGGTGAAAAAGGCATTTTTCTTGGCTACGGTAATAGAATAATGGGTTACAAATTATACATCCCTCTTACCAAGAAGGTGTTCATGAGTAGAGATGTAatatttgaagaagaaaaaatgcgggattggaaggaaaaagaagcCACAAATGAAGTTGAACTTgttcttgaagaagaagagatggaaGTGCCAAATGAAGTTAAAAGAGAGCCACAATCTCTTCCACATGGATCCCCCTCATCTTATAGAAGTGATTCTTCCTCACCATCATCATCGTCATCGGAGGCTAGTTCAA AAGCAATTCAagagaagaaatggaagaaagCTATGGATGAAGAAATCAATGCAATTGAGAAGAATGGTACATGGGTGCTCACTAGTCTACTACAAGGCCACAAAGCAATTGGTGTGAAATGGGTGTATAAGACAAAGAGAAATGCAAGTGGTGAAGTTCAAAGATACAAAGCAAGATTGGTTGCTAAAGGCTACAAGCAAAGAGCCGGAATTGATTATGGTGAAGTGTTTGCTCCCGTTGCCCGAATAAAGACTATTAGATTGATGATTTCTTTGGCCGCCCAACATAAATGGAAGATTTATCAACTTGATGTGAAATCAGCATTTTTAAATGGCTTCCCTGAAGAAGAGATTTATGTGGAACAACCCTTGGGGTATGTCAAAGTTGAGCAAGAAAATAAAGTGTATAAGTTAAAAAAAGCTCTTTATGGGCTAAAACAAGCACCACGTGCTTGGAATGCTAGAATTGATAAATACTTTGTGGATAATGGCTTTGAAAAATGTCCTTGTGTGCATGCGTTGTACACTAAAGTGGATGCCAATGGAAATTTTTGCTTTTGTGCCTATATGCTGATGATTTGA
- the LOC131311169 gene encoding rust resistance kinase Lr10-like — protein sequence MRREKTDGALIPFFSSLQTLLILTSFTIETQARSLLQACSSSSCGDIRNISYPFRLKTEPATCGDPDCELSCENNRTIMEYHSGRYYVKEISYANRTIRLVDVNLANGTCNLPYKSLSSDEVEKDIRYQGEPYYNFAGFINCSTVISNDPSYRKLPCVSGNTSRVYVTVDSSGQSLYDIPVGCSFLSVVPVSGYLNVQYPSYDAILKLLESGFKLGWSVECRNCLLQNKTCYITAYEMPFNYYCYNSDNLVPTIAKVIFAVVVTLILVISLIARFILAPLVVIAFLLHKFWKECKRVDNVETFLRNQQSLMPKRYSYADMVAVTNHFKEKLGKGGFGSVYKGQLPGGILIAVKMLENTKFTAEEFINEVSTIGRIHHVNVVPLLGFCSEGSNRALVYEYMPNGSLDKHIFSNSGKAQSFTWDKLLEIALGTARGIEYLHSGCDVCILHFDIKPHNVLLDQGFKPKVADFGLAKFFPKEKDFLTVSTTRGTIGYISPELISRHFGAVSSKSDVYSFGMLLLEMAGGRKNVDSRAKSSSKVYFPSWVYNHLAEGGGDLELENVNEIEVEIARKLCIVGLWCIQMKPSDRPSMTKVVEMLEGSIKDLKLPPRPFLCSPTRSPIEEPQSDASTSWHASTSWQASESMEESLLYGDDTVRNM from the exons ATGAGAAGAGAGAAAACAGATGGAGCCCTGATtccatttttctcttctctgCAGACTCTACTTATCTTAACTTCTTTTACCATTGAAACTCAAGCAAGATCACTTCTCCAAGCATGTTCTTCCTCCTCATGTGGTGATATACGAAACATCAGCTACCCTTTCCGCCTAAAGACCGAACCAGCCACCTGCGGTGACCCTGACTGCGAACTCTCTTGCGAAAACAACAGAACTATCATGGAATATCACTCAGGGAGGTACTATGTGAAGGAAATCTCTTATGCAAATCGTACAATCCGCTTAGTTGATGTCAACTTAGCCAATGGAACGTGCAATCTACCATACAAATCTCTATCTTCCGACGAAGTTGAGAAGGATATTCGGTACCAAGGAGAACCTTATTACAATTTTGCAGGTTTCATAAACTGCTCTACCGTAATTAGCAACGATCCAAGTTACAGAAAACTTCCTTGTGTGAGCGGAAACACATCCCGAGTTTACGTTACCGTCGACAGCTCTGGTCAATCTCTCTATGATATTCCAGTGGGGTGTTCTTTTCTCTCAGTGGTTCCTGTTAGTGGATATTTAAATGTTCAGTACCCTTCTTATGATGCCATCTTGAAATTACTGGAGTCAGGGTTCAAGCTTGGATGGTCAGTTGAGTGCAGAAATTGCCTTTTGCAAAATAAAACATGCTATATAACTGCTTATGAGATGCCCTTCAATTACTACTGTTACAACTCAG ATAATCTTGTTCCCACAATAGCTAAGGTTATCTTCGCTGTAGTTGTTACACTTATTCTAG TGATAAGTCTTATTGCTAGATTTATCCTCGCCCCATTAGTTGTAATCGCCTTCCTTCTGCACAAGTTTTGGAAAGAATGCAAGCGGGTCGATAATGTGGAAACTTTTCTCCGCAATCAGCAGTCGCTGATGCCGAAAAGGTATTCTTACGCTGATATGGTCGCGGTTACTAACCATTTCAAGGAAAAACTGGGGAAGGGTGGATTTGGGTCAGTTTACAAAGGGCAACTCCCGGGGGGTATCTTGATAGCTGTTAAAATGCTTGAGAACACGAAATTTACTGCGGAAGAATTCATCAATGAGGTCTCGACAATTGGCCGGATCCACCATGTCAATGTTGTTCCATTACTTGGTTTTTGTTCAGAGGGGTCTAACAGAGCTCTTGTATATGAATACATGCCTAATGGATCACTTGACAAACATATCTTTTCAAATAGTGGAAAGGCTCAGTCATTTACTTGGGATAAACTCCTTGAAATCGCCTTAGGAACCGCTAGAGGTATCGAGTATCTCCACAGTGGATGCGATGTGTGCATTCTTCATTTCGACATCAAGCCTCACAATGTTCTTTTAGACCAAGGTTTCAAACCAAAAGTTGCGGATTTTGGCTTAGCGAAATTTTTCCCCAAGGAGAAAGATTTTTTGACGGTTAGCACTACGAGAGGGACAATAGGGTACATATCTCCTGAACTGATTTCGAGGCATTTTGGAGCAGTCTCAAGTAAATCAGACGTGTACAGTTTCGGTATGCTGTTGTTGGAAATGGCTGGAGGAAGAAAAAATGTTGACTCAAGGGCTAAGAGTTCAAGCAAAGTTTACTTTCCGTCATGGGTTTATAATCATCTAGCTGAAGGAGGAGGGGATTTAGAACTCGAAAATGTAAACGAAATTGAAGTAGAGATCGCAAGAAAGTTGTGTATAGTTGGGCTATGGTGCATTCAAATGAAGCCATCGGATCGTCCTTCAATGACCAAAGTGGTGGAGATGTTAGAAGGAAGCATTAAGGATTTGAAACTGCCTCCCAGGCCTTTCTTGTGTTCGCCTACACGCTCGCCTATTGAAGAACCTCAATCAGACGCTTCAACGAGTTGGCATGCATCCACGAGTTGGCAGGCATCCGAGTCCATGGAGGAAAGCCTCCTATATGGTGATGATACTGTTAGAAATATGTAA
- the LOC131311646 gene encoding E3 ubiquitin-protein ligase RHA2A-like: protein MGLQSQVSDCSSQSIFILLVEIVANCACYLRSVFFPLLRSTGISPIEPDELDDGRMLGSGLSGLIVLSEQLHLNRVFSYSYDCGGGGDGSSGSECVVCLSGLREGEQVRRLACRHVFHKGCLDGWLEHFNFNCPLCRSPLVSGERVAGAERRVGHDLLTFFSYR, encoded by the coding sequence aTGGGGCTGCAGAGTCAAGTGAGCGATTGCTCATCGCAATCGATCTTCATCCTTCTAGTCGAAATCGTCGCCAACTGCGCATGTTACCTCCGCTCCGTCTTTTTCCCTCTCCTCCGGTCCACGGGCATCTCTCCAATCGAACCGGACGAGCTCGACGATGGGAGGATGCTGGGCTCAGGACTCTCCGGTCTAATCGTTTTATCAGAGCAACTCCATCTGAACCGGGTTTTTTCTTACAGCtatgattgtggtggtggtggtgatggaagTAGCGGTTCGGAATGCGTGGTTTGTTTGTCCGGTCTGAGGGAAGGCGAGCAAGTGCGCAGGTTAGCGTGCCGCCACGTGTTCCACAAGGGGTGCTTAGACGGGTGGCTCGAGCATTTTAACTTCAATTGCCCTCTGTGCCGCTCGCCGCTGGTTTCCGGCGAGCGCGTAGCCGGAGCGGAGCGGCGCGTTGGTCATGACCTCCTCACGTTTTTCTCTTACCGGTGA
- the LOC131311117 gene encoding rust resistance kinase Lr10-like isoform X3, whose protein sequence is MSPPLSIVIFLLSAYHTGSIALAASVNNTSESFFKLCPPTRCSNSGPIIRYPFRLNTQPTFCGREGYQLSCSANNTVFPLGFSRDYYVREIYYPNNWISLTEIPKNSPNCPIQSLLSFNRSGSILEEPDWNLVIANCSQGVVETEGLFGPIDCLSDGGDGNGSLFYVMDGSYRMDKLPLQCIVFKNVRIAHVLDVKVPLERLLREGEIVENYRIDYECLVCERDGNYCGFNSTSNETMCSSPKARKSSNVALIVGTSVGGGTTLLALSMFIIYRFRKSDNEKETKLKIEKFLQSYKTLIPTRYTFSEIKGITSRFKKRLGQGGFGSVYQGKLANGIPVAVKVLENSKGNEKEFINEVTTICRIHYVILVRLVEFCNEGTWLALVYEFMPKGSTDKFIFLEEGERFQNRPLSWERLQKIAPGVARAIEYLDQGCNQRILHLYYIKPWNFFLDQNFQPKVSDFGLAQLCAKSVVSMTGARGAARYVAPKLFSRNFGEVDYKSK, encoded by the exons ATGTCTCCTCCCCTCAGTATAGTTATCTTCCTTCTCTCAGCATATCATACAGGTTCCATAGCACTAGCAGCTTCAGTTAACAACACAAGTGAGAGTTTCTTTAAACTATGTCCTCCAACCAGATGCAGCAATTCAGGTCCAATCATCAGATACCCTTTTAGGCTAAATACCCAACCAACCTTTTGTGGTCGTGAAGGTTATCAATTATCATGCTCAGCCAATAACACAGTCTTCCCCCTTGGTTTCTCCCGCGACTACTACGTTAGAGAAATCTATTACCCCAACAACTGGATTTCCCTAACCGAAATCCCGAAAAACAGCCCGAATTGTCCAATCCAAAGTCTACTGTCTTTCAACCGTTCTGGATCAATCCTAGAGGAACCCGACTGGAATCTTGTTATCGCCAATTGTTCTCAAGGGGTTGTTGAAACGGAGGGATTATTCGGTCCGATCGATTGCTTAAGCGATGGCGGTGATGGTAATGGAAGTTTGTTTTACGTAATGGATGGTTCATATCGGATGGATAAGTTGCCTTTGCAATGCATTGTTTTCAAGAATGTGAGAATTGCCCATGTTCTTGATGTTAAGGTGCCTCTGGAGAGGCTGTTGAGGGAAGGAGAGATCGTCGAGAACTATAGGATAGACTATGAATGTTTGGTATGTGAAAGAGATGGAAACTATTGTGGGTTCAACAGCACAAGTAATGAAACGATGTGCTCTAGTCCTAAGGCTCGAAAAA gttCAAATGTTGCACTTATTGTAG GAACTAGTGTTGGAGGTGGCACCACTTTGCTTGCACTTTCCATGTTCATTATCTACAGATTTAGAAAATCGGACAACGAAAAAGAAACCAAACTCAAGATTGAGAAATTCCTACAAAGCTACAAGACCCTCATTCCAACCAGATATACTTTCTCTGAAATCAAGGGAATAACCAGCCGATTTAAGAAGAGACTAGGCCAAGGAGGTTTTGGAAGTGTCTACCAAGGGAAACTTGCAAATGGGATACCCGTTGCCGTAAAAGTGCTTGAGAATTCTAAAG GTAACGAGAAAGAGTTCATCAATGAAGTCACCACTATATGTAGGATACACTATGTCATTCTAGTTCGCCTTGTGGAATTTTGCAACGAAGGGACTTGGCTTGCTCTGGTTTATGAGTTCATGCCTAAAGGATCAACCGACAAGTTCATCTTCTTAGAAGAAGGTGAACGGTTTCAAAATCGTCCATTGAGTTGGGAAAGGCTGCAAAAAATCGCGCCAGGGGTTGCTCGTGCGATAGAATATCTGGACCAGGGATGCAACCAAAGGATCCTTCATTTATACTACATAAAGCCTTGGAACTTTTTTCTTGACCAAAATTTTCAGCCCAAGGTTTCAGACTTCGGACTTGCACAGCTGTGTGCAAAAAGTGTTGTATCGATGACAGGAGCAAGGGGGGCTGCAAGGTACGTTGCACCCAAGCTCTTTTCAAGGAACTTTGGAGAGGTTGATTACAAGTCCAAATAA